One genomic window of Thermococcus indicus includes the following:
- a CDS encoding BlaI/MecI/CopY family transcriptional regulator: MEPHEFKLTEEGMKAVLPPLEAEIMEHMWKVKVATAGQVYEYMKEKHPDIRRSTISILMNRLCERGLLKRSVEKGRGGMRYVYAITATREEFEEKVVQSILDALMTNFREATYAYLSKIKK, translated from the coding sequence ATGGAGCCGCACGAGTTCAAGCTTACCGAGGAGGGGATGAAGGCCGTTCTCCCGCCGCTCGAGGCGGAGATAATGGAGCACATGTGGAAGGTCAAGGTGGCAACGGCCGGCCAGGTCTACGAGTACATGAAGGAGAAGCACCCTGACATAAGGCGCTCCACCATAAGCATACTCATGAACCGTCTCTGCGAGAGAGGGCTGCTCAAGAGGAGCGTTGAGAAGGGAAGGGGTGGAATGAGGTACGTCTACGCCATAACCGCCACCAGGGAGGAGTTTGAAGAAAAGGTCGTCCAGAGCATACTGGATGCTCTTATGACGAACTTCAGGGAGGCGACCTACGCTTACCTGTCCAAGATCAAGAAGTGA
- a CDS encoding M48 family metallopeptidase: MLFIIMALEVLLAVIALAELGLEISLVAFGTVLALYVWASTHDIKGEYVPLQRSEMPWLYDGIAEMARKAGLPMPRVYLLDDYIPNAYSFKNTIVLSLGLFEVLDQEEILAVAAHELGHIKNGDTRTFPVLAYGRYLMVMFTAVLMLLTRSPVISAASLTLLGLYEVTRANFHKEREFQADETALRLLDTPMNLKRALEELKYYEDLRVGIKSSVLPSIEPSIERKQKVQIIETHPSYDERIFRIIIEMDGNNMFNKRMQ, from the coding sequence ATGCTGTTCATCATAATGGCCCTTGAGGTCCTGCTGGCGGTGATAGCACTGGCAGAGCTGGGCCTCGAAATATCGCTGGTGGCCTTCGGGACCGTGCTGGCGCTCTACGTGTGGGCCTCAACCCACGACATCAAGGGCGAGTACGTCCCCCTCCAGCGGAGCGAGATGCCCTGGCTCTACGACGGCATTGCAGAGATGGCCAGGAAGGCGGGCCTGCCGATGCCAAGGGTGTACCTCTTGGATGACTACATCCCCAATGCATACTCGTTCAAGAACACGATAGTGCTCTCCCTCGGCCTGTTCGAAGTCCTCGACCAGGAGGAGATACTGGCGGTGGCCGCACACGAGCTGGGGCACATAAAGAACGGCGACACCAGGACCTTCCCGGTTCTTGCCTACGGGAGGTACCTCATGGTGATGTTCACGGCGGTCCTGATGCTCCTGACCAGAAGCCCCGTCATCAGTGCCGCCTCACTGACGCTCCTGGGCCTCTATGAGGTGACCCGCGCGAACTTCCACAAGGAGCGGGAGTTTCAGGCGGACGAGACCGCCCTGAGGCTCCTCGATACACCGATGAACCTCAAGCGCGCCCTGGAGGAGCTGAAGTACTACGAGGACCTCCGCGTCGGCATCAAGTCGAGCGTACTCCCGAGCATCGAGCCGTCGATCGAGAGGAAGCAGAAGGTTCAAATAATAGAGACCCACCCGAGCTACGATGAAAGGATATTCCGGATCATCATCGAGATGGACGGAAACAACATGTTCAACAAGCGCATGCAGTGA
- a CDS encoding deoxycytidylate deaminase, with protein sequence MTVEIFLDRGKADRIKRIRPTKDEYFMLIAKLVSLRATCPRLRVGAVAVKDGYILATGYNGAPRGMDHCIDAGCLIVDGHCHRAVHAEQNVIAMAARKGISLEGATLYVTHFPCDTCFKIVINAGIKEIVYEEMYPNEATEILLKEAQRKGIVKIRQFKLPKERVKAFLEELFGEFRV encoded by the coding sequence ATGACGGTTGAAATCTTCCTTGATAGGGGGAAGGCGGACAGGATAAAGCGAATCCGGCCGACCAAGGACGAGTACTTCATGCTTATAGCGAAGCTCGTGTCGCTCCGCGCGACGTGCCCGAGGCTCCGTGTCGGGGCCGTCGCCGTCAAGGACGGCTACATACTGGCCACCGGGTACAACGGGGCCCCGCGCGGAATGGATCACTGCATCGACGCCGGCTGCCTGATAGTCGATGGACACTGCCACAGGGCCGTCCACGCGGAGCAGAATGTAATAGCCATGGCGGCCAGGAAGGGCATAAGCCTCGAGGGGGCAACGCTCTACGTCACCCACTTCCCCTGCGACACCTGCTTCAAGATAGTCATAAACGCCGGAATAAAGGAGATAGTCTACGAGGAGATGTACCCAAACGAGGCGACGGAGATTCTGCTGAAGGAGGCCCAGAGGAAGGGGATAGTGAAAATACGACAGTTCAAACTGCCAAAAGAGCGCGTTAAGGCATTCCTGGAGGAACTCTTTGGGGAGTTCAGGGTTTAG
- a CDS encoding DUF2304 domain-containing protein has translation MYAVQYIAIAVVLVLMVYVLGRYGRREFEWGDFLFWEAILIGLLVVSIFPVQIANEIRKLLGLGRGLDALFVIGIGLAYILVFRIYLTVDKTEREITELTRKIAIELEEINRRLEEMEKRH, from the coding sequence ATGTATGCGGTTCAGTACATAGCCATAGCGGTCGTTCTCGTCCTGATGGTGTACGTCCTGGGCAGGTACGGCCGCAGGGAGTTCGAGTGGGGAGACTTCCTCTTCTGGGAGGCCATTCTCATCGGCCTGCTGGTGGTCTCGATATTTCCGGTTCAGATAGCCAACGAGATCAGGAAACTCCTCGGCCTTGGGAGGGGTCTCGACGCCCTCTTCGTCATAGGAATCGGCCTCGCCTACATACTCGTCTTCAGGATTTATCTCACGGTCGATAAAACCGAGCGGGAGATAACGGAACTGACGAGGAAGATAGCGATAGAGCTTGAGGAAATAAACAGAAGGCTTGAGGAGATGGAAAAGAGGCACTAA
- a CDS encoding HAD family hydrolase — translation MDVRLVVFDLDGTLVGAPKPFAQLKEELKSRLLAEGIPAEALGNLTPMYENLQRIAGETGRDFGELYSHMVELETERISESFLFEGVRETLEFLKERGIRMAVMTRSSRKAALRALEMHGIAGYFSVVSTRDDVPPGELKPSAGQLERIIEALGVEPTRTIVVGDHGYDILPAKELGALSVMITSHESGRMSFSVDAEPDFEVPTMEGFRSLIEALLDTYIVVPAYNEERMVGTVLEDLLRYFRSDEIIVVNDGSRDRTEEIARSKGVHVLTHLVNRGLGGALGTGIAYALRKNARLIVTFDADGQHLVSDALRVMKPVAEGKADFAVGSRLKGDTSQMPFVKRFGNFVLDAITAVFARKYVSDSQSGLRCFSRDCAARIRITCDRYAVSSEIIIEAAKGGCRIVEVPIKAVYTEYSMKKGTNIFEGVKIALNLLFDKLR, via the coding sequence ATGGACGTGAGGCTCGTAGTCTTCGACCTCGATGGAACGCTCGTTGGTGCTCCAAAACCCTTCGCTCAACTCAAAGAGGAGCTGAAATCCAGGCTCCTGGCGGAAGGAATACCCGCGGAGGCCCTCGGGAACCTCACTCCGATGTACGAGAACCTTCAGAGGATAGCTGGGGAAACGGGCAGGGACTTCGGAGAGCTCTATTCTCATATGGTGGAGCTTGAAACCGAGCGCATATCGGAGAGCTTTCTTTTTGAGGGCGTCAGGGAGACCCTGGAGTTTCTCAAGGAGAGGGGCATCCGGATGGCGGTGATGACCCGCAGCTCCAGGAAGGCTGCCCTCAGGGCCCTTGAGATGCACGGCATAGCTGGATATTTCAGCGTGGTGTCCACGCGGGACGATGTCCCTCCTGGAGAACTTAAACCGAGCGCCGGTCAGCTGGAACGGATAATCGAGGCCCTCGGCGTTGAGCCGACCAGAACCATAGTGGTGGGTGACCACGGTTACGATATCCTGCCGGCGAAGGAGCTTGGGGCGCTCTCGGTCATGATAACCTCCCACGAGTCAGGGAGGATGAGCTTCTCCGTCGATGCCGAGCCGGACTTTGAGGTTCCAACGATGGAGGGGTTTAGAAGTCTGATTGAGGCCCTTCTGGACACGTATATCGTCGTCCCTGCCTACAACGAGGAGCGCATGGTTGGCACCGTTCTGGAGGATCTGCTGCGCTACTTCCGGAGCGACGAGATAATCGTTGTCAACGACGGCTCCCGCGACAGGACCGAGGAGATAGCCCGCTCAAAGGGCGTTCACGTTCTCACGCACCTGGTCAACAGGGGGCTCGGCGGTGCCCTCGGCACGGGCATCGCCTACGCACTCAGGAAAAACGCCCGGCTGATCGTCACCTTCGATGCCGACGGTCAGCACCTCGTGAGCGACGCCCTCCGCGTAATGAAGCCCGTTGCCGAGGGTAAGGCGGACTTCGCGGTCGGCTCCAGGCTCAAGGGCGACACCAGTCAGATGCCGTTTGTCAAACGCTTTGGCAACTTCGTCCTCGACGCGATAACGGCGGTTTTTGCCAGGAAATACGTCAGCGACAGCCAGAGCGGGCTCAGGTGTTTCAGCCGCGACTGCGCGGCCAGGATAAGGATAACCTGCGACAGGTACGCCGTTTCGAGCGAAATCATCATTGAGGCCGCCAAAGGCGGGTGCAGAATAGTTGAGGTTCCAATAAAGGCCGTCTACACGGAGTACTCTATGAAAAAGGGCACCAACATATTTGAGGGAGTTAAAATCGCGCTCAACCTGCTGTTCGATAAGCTGAGGTGA
- a CDS encoding MraY family glycosyltransferase, with protein MIEVAPLIGLTLTLILTPYLTGRLKRAGITGRDIHKLDRPEVAEMGGLALLVGIPLALAPALDPETARALLVFLLFGVVGIVDDLTALRQSHKVALSLLVAVPTAFLGVSSRIDILGHTIDLGILYPVFAVLFVTGSANLVNLLAGFNGLEIGTSAVALGFLAVVTDGPARGLALAGLGAALGFLWWNRYPARVFPGDTGTLSMGALIGLVGILGKAELYAAILLVPHFLDFVIKAVGVRFGVRKHGRTEVLPDGTLRAPPYPSFLGTIMRKVKVNEPRLVAIVWGIEFILGLLVLVLHLSL; from the coding sequence ATGATAGAGGTTGCTCCGCTTATAGGTTTAACCCTGACGCTCATCCTCACCCCTTACCTCACGGGGAGATTGAAGCGAGCGGGCATCACCGGAAGGGACATACACAAGCTCGACCGGCCCGAAGTCGCCGAGATGGGCGGGCTGGCGCTCCTCGTTGGCATCCCCCTGGCGCTGGCACCGGCCCTCGATCCCGAGACCGCCCGGGCCCTCCTTGTGTTCCTGCTCTTCGGAGTCGTTGGAATCGTGGACGATCTGACGGCACTCAGACAGTCCCACAAGGTGGCCCTCTCCCTCCTGGTCGCGGTTCCGACTGCATTCCTCGGGGTATCTTCGCGGATAGACATCCTCGGCCACACCATCGATTTGGGAATCCTCTACCCCGTCTTCGCGGTGCTCTTCGTTACTGGCTCGGCAAACCTGGTGAACCTGCTGGCCGGTTTCAACGGCCTTGAGATTGGAACCTCCGCCGTGGCCCTGGGCTTTCTGGCAGTGGTAACAGATGGACCGGCGAGGGGTCTGGCGCTGGCGGGACTCGGCGCCGCCCTGGGGTTCCTGTGGTGGAACCGCTACCCTGCGAGGGTCTTCCCCGGCGATACCGGAACGCTGAGCATGGGCGCGCTGATTGGGCTCGTCGGAATACTCGGAAAGGCCGAACTTTACGCGGCGATACTCCTCGTCCCGCACTTTCTGGACTTCGTGATAAAGGCGGTTGGGGTCAGGTTTGGGGTCAGAAAACATGGAAGAACGGAAGTGCTGCCCGACGGGACGCTGAGGGCTCCCCCGTACCCCAGCTTTCTGGGAACGATTATGAGAAAGGTCAAGGTGAACGAGCCGAGACTCGTCGCGATAGTCTGGGGGATAGAGTTCATTCTCGGGCTTCTGGTTCTCGTTCTTCATCTATCACTTTGA
- the cas6 gene encoding CRISPR-associated endoribonuclease Cas6: MRVEIKFRPAEEGTILPFNYNYDVYTQLVAKMATVSPEIAREAEVSHVDYFTFSRIMVRKRELIPDRGIRVLSDDVSLYISSSSNELIKAVVEGFIDSPILQIGDATFIADDIKVLKEPRIKESALFSTLSPIMVRTVKLSGNRMKIWDLYPNEESFFDKLRKVMLMRYSAIMGEMPEERDFSIDVVKFKPVRILVKDTYYRGSLMIFRYTGSREIARFGYENGFGEKTRYGFGMVKVIDEEREPEARE; the protein is encoded by the coding sequence ATGAGGGTGGAGATAAAGTTCAGGCCCGCGGAGGAGGGCACGATTCTGCCGTTCAACTACAATTATGACGTATATACTCAGCTTGTGGCCAAGATGGCCACTGTGTCCCCTGAAATAGCCCGGGAAGCTGAAGTAAGCCACGTCGACTACTTCACGTTCTCACGCATAATGGTGCGGAAGCGCGAGCTCATCCCTGACCGGGGAATTAGGGTTCTCTCGGACGATGTCTCGCTCTACATCTCGTCCTCCTCGAACGAACTGATAAAGGCGGTCGTTGAGGGCTTCATCGACAGTCCAATCCTGCAGATCGGGGACGCCACTTTCATCGCCGATGACATAAAGGTCCTCAAGGAACCCCGGATAAAGGAAAGCGCCCTGTTCTCGACGCTGAGCCCGATAATGGTCAGGACGGTTAAGCTGAGCGGCAACCGGATGAAGATATGGGACCTTTATCCCAACGAGGAGAGCTTCTTTGACAAGCTCCGCAAGGTAATGCTCATGCGCTATTCCGCCATAATGGGGGAGATGCCAGAGGAGAGGGACTTTTCAATAGACGTTGTCAAGTTCAAGCCCGTCCGGATACTCGTCAAGGACACCTACTACCGCGGCTCGCTCATGATATTCCGCTACACCGGCTCGAGGGAGATAGCCCGCTTTGGCTATGAGAACGGTTTTGGGGAAAAAACGAGGTACGGCTTCGGAATGGTCAAAGTGATAGATGAAGAACGAGAACCAGAAGCCCGAGAATGA
- a CDS encoding proteasome-activating nucleotidase: MSVENVDIKPTDEYDDYVIYLKRRIRQLELQVRTLEADKERLERELSRLRMEMSRLRQPPAFAGTLLELLDEDRAIVQNYNGPRFVVRIAPWIERENLKPGSRVALDQRTMAIVELLPSEKDPSVLGFEVIERPKVSYKDIGGLDRQLQELREAIELPLRHPELFEKVGIEPPKGVLLYGPPGCGKTLMAKALAHEANATFIRVVGSELVRKFIGEGARLVHELFELAKEKAPTIIFIDEIDAIGAKRMDETTGGEREVNRTLMQLLAEMDGFDPRGNVKIIAATNRPDILDPALLRPGRFDRLIEVPLPDFKGRLEIIKVHTRKMNLRDVDLRVIAEMTEGASGADLKAIATEAGMFAIRARREYVTQEDFMKAIEKVFGAEQRLAQQIAMHEVMYG; this comes from the coding sequence ATGAGCGTTGAAAACGTCGATATCAAACCAACGGACGAGTACGATGATTACGTCATATATCTGAAGAGACGCATAAGACAGCTTGAGCTCCAGGTGAGGACCCTGGAAGCCGATAAGGAGAGGCTGGAGAGGGAGCTTTCCCGCCTGAGAATGGAGATGTCCAGGCTCAGACAGCCCCCGGCCTTCGCGGGGACGCTTCTCGAACTGCTCGACGAGGACAGAGCCATAGTCCAGAACTACAACGGACCGCGCTTTGTCGTCAGGATAGCGCCATGGATCGAGCGCGAGAACCTTAAGCCGGGTTCGAGGGTGGCCCTCGACCAGAGGACGATGGCAATAGTCGAGCTCCTTCCCAGCGAGAAAGACCCAAGCGTCCTTGGATTTGAGGTCATCGAGAGGCCCAAGGTCAGCTACAAGGACATCGGAGGCCTGGACAGGCAGCTCCAGGAGCTGAGGGAGGCGATAGAGCTTCCGCTCAGGCACCCCGAGCTCTTCGAGAAGGTCGGAATCGAGCCGCCGAAGGGGGTTCTCCTCTACGGTCCGCCCGGCTGCGGAAAGACCCTCATGGCCAAGGCCCTGGCCCACGAGGCCAACGCAACCTTCATCCGCGTCGTTGGCAGCGAACTCGTGAGAAAGTTCATAGGAGAAGGCGCAAGGCTCGTCCACGAGCTGTTTGAACTCGCCAAGGAGAAGGCGCCGACCATAATTTTCATAGACGAGATAGACGCAATAGGAGCGAAGAGGATGGACGAAACCACCGGCGGCGAGAGAGAAGTGAACAGAACCCTCATGCAGCTGCTCGCTGAGATGGACGGCTTCGACCCGAGGGGCAACGTCAAGATAATCGCCGCAACAAACAGGCCGGACATCCTCGATCCGGCTCTGCTGAGACCAGGAAGGTTCGACAGACTCATAGAGGTCCCGCTCCCGGACTTCAAGGGACGGCTGGAGATAATCAAAGTACACACGAGGAAGATGAACCTCAGGGACGTCGACCTGCGCGTCATAGCGGAGATGACGGAGGGAGCCAGCGGGGCCGACTTAAAGGCCATAGCGACCGAGGCAGGAATGTTCGCCATAAGGGCGAGGCGCGAGTACGTCACCCAGGAGGACTTCATGAAGGCCATCGAGAAGGTCTTCGGCGCGGAGCAGAGGCTCGCCCAGCAGATAGCCATGCACGAGGTCATGTACGGCTGA
- a CDS encoding MFS transporter encodes MRKKLLALVSLGWIFNYAHRMAIPPLIPMIKAELGINNAEAGLLMTALLLPYALVQVPAGYFGDRIGRKRLLTLSIIGYSLSSALIVFARGYWELLAVRALYGIFSGLYYAPATALISEVYRERKGSALGVFMVGPPVGSGIAPLIVVPIAVNLEWRYAFLMLSVLSATIGIALALAVRGEVSRPSRVTFSIPRNVFLLSAANFIVLAAFFGLLTFLVSFLVNAGVSLETASLLFSLLSVIGIAGSLVGGGLYDRIGRRSVAVVFGLNALLTLLLAVTASPWVIVPLGVTFYSVGAIVTAYTSEKATGENLGSVMGFVNMVGFFGATVGPYLVGLLIDHFGYEKAFLSIPAMYMLAWAVIKLEEGMEGRRGERLSRT; translated from the coding sequence ATGAGGAAGAAGCTCCTTGCCCTCGTGAGCCTCGGCTGGATATTCAACTACGCCCACAGGATGGCGATCCCTCCCCTCATCCCCATGATAAAGGCCGAGCTGGGGATAAACAACGCCGAGGCAGGGCTTCTGATGACCGCCCTTCTCCTGCCCTACGCCCTTGTCCAGGTCCCCGCCGGCTACTTCGGCGACAGAATCGGCAGAAAACGCCTCCTCACCCTTAGCATAATCGGCTATTCGCTCTCGTCTGCACTCATAGTCTTCGCCCGCGGGTACTGGGAACTGCTCGCGGTTCGAGCACTGTACGGCATCTTCTCCGGCCTCTATTATGCCCCGGCAACTGCCCTGATAAGCGAGGTCTACCGCGAGAGGAAGGGCTCCGCGCTGGGCGTCTTCATGGTCGGCCCGCCCGTCGGCAGCGGGATAGCGCCTCTGATAGTCGTTCCCATAGCGGTGAACCTCGAATGGCGCTACGCCTTCCTGATGCTCTCGGTTCTAAGCGCGACGATAGGAATCGCACTGGCCCTTGCCGTCAGAGGCGAGGTGTCCAGACCCTCCCGGGTTACGTTCTCCATCCCGCGGAACGTTTTCCTCCTCAGTGCGGCGAACTTCATAGTCCTGGCGGCTTTCTTTGGTCTCCTCACGTTCCTTGTGTCCTTCCTGGTGAACGCGGGGGTCTCCCTTGAAACCGCGTCCCTGCTGTTCTCCCTTCTCTCGGTTATTGGAATCGCCGGCTCGCTCGTTGGGGGCGGCCTGTACGACAGGATCGGGAGACGCAGCGTGGCTGTGGTCTTCGGCCTCAACGCCCTCCTCACGCTCCTCCTGGCCGTGACGGCATCTCCCTGGGTTATCGTCCCGCTGGGCGTCACGTTCTACTCGGTCGGCGCCATAGTCACCGCCTACACCTCCGAAAAGGCCACCGGAGAGAACCTCGGTTCCGTTATGGGCTTCGTCAACATGGTGGGCTTCTTTGGGGCCACGGTGGGGCCCTATCTCGTCGGTCTCCTGATAGACCACTTCGGCTACGAGAAGGCTTTCCTGTCGATACCAGCGATGTACATGCTGGCGTGGGCGGTCATAAAACTGGAGGAAGGTATGGAAGGAAGAAGAGGGGAACGGCTCAGCCGTACATGA
- a CDS encoding serine/threonine-protein kinase RIO2, producing the protein MVSKLLALEAYPTLRDLDFRILRGVELNMRHHRWVPLEDIARFTRTDIETASFRLGKLDDWGLVARRSDIGYIGYQLTIHGYDVLAIRALAKKGVIEAINPAHVGVGKDADVYVGMTPSGEKVAVKFNRIGGRTASRRAGYHGHVFQDKRHTSWLYVSRLIAKKEYEALTLLSPIARVPRPVAWNRHVVVMEFIEGTELAELRDTDLTREEAGEILDRVLEEYLKIVRFGIVHSDMSEFNIVLTNDGDILIIDWAQHITTAHPESYEFLKRDLRVVLNAFRRRWRVEKRFDDVWPEFERAWLESRGEG; encoded by the coding sequence ATGGTGAGCAAGCTACTGGCGCTGGAGGCCTACCCCACCCTGCGGGACCTCGACTTCAGGATACTCAGAGGGGTAGAGCTGAACATGCGGCATCACCGCTGGGTTCCGCTCGAGGACATCGCGCGCTTCACGAGAACGGACATCGAAACCGCCTCGTTTCGTCTCGGAAAGCTCGACGATTGGGGGCTCGTGGCCAGGAGGAGCGACATAGGCTACATAGGGTACCAGCTCACGATACACGGCTACGACGTCCTCGCCATAAGGGCGCTCGCGAAGAAGGGCGTTATCGAGGCGATAAACCCCGCCCATGTGGGTGTGGGAAAGGACGCCGACGTTTACGTCGGAATGACCCCCTCCGGCGAAAAGGTCGCCGTCAAATTCAACCGCATCGGTGGAAGAACCGCATCGCGGAGGGCCGGCTACCACGGGCACGTCTTCCAGGATAAGCGCCACACGAGCTGGCTCTACGTCTCGAGGCTCATCGCGAAGAAGGAGTACGAGGCGCTAACCCTGCTGAGCCCGATAGCCCGGGTACCCAGGCCGGTAGCATGGAACAGGCACGTGGTCGTCATGGAGTTCATAGAAGGAACCGAGCTGGCAGAGCTTCGCGACACCGACCTGACGCGGGAAGAGGCGGGGGAGATACTCGACCGCGTCCTGGAAGAGTACCTCAAGATAGTCCGCTTCGGCATCGTTCACTCGGACATGAGCGAGTTCAACATAGTTTTAACCAACGATGGCGACATCCTTATAATCGACTGGGCCCAGCACATAACGACAGCCCACCCCGAGAGCTATGAATTTCTGAAGAGGGACCTGAGGGTGGTGCTGAACGCATTCAGGAGAAGGTGGCGCGTGGAGAAGAGGTTTGATGATGTCTGGCCGGAGTTTGAGAGGGCCTGGCTCGAAAGCAGGGGTGAGGGATGA
- a CDS encoding radical SAM protein, translating into MKIRVSYGTAIATGLIKAKMLARPTTAYLMTYHEGRCRNNCAFCPQARDSRADLKKLSRITWPAFDVEEVIEAFPSGGFARICLQTVDYPGLVSDVIELLDLLQPLGLPVSVSITPVERETLEEFKSRNVDYIGVGLDVASERLYPEIKDSLYSWGEMWRFTREVIDVFGDGRALVHLIIGLGETDREAVETIWRAYSMGAWVSLFAFTPIRGTRLENAEPPSLTRYRRIQVAHHLIKEGLAAPEDFEFDESGSLTGFGIDVEELAELVPPEVFATHGCPGCNRPYYNERPKKEPYNFPESPERDYVRRVLDSIL; encoded by the coding sequence ATGAAGATCAGGGTCTCCTACGGAACGGCCATAGCAACGGGGCTGATAAAGGCCAAAATGCTCGCCAGGCCAACCACCGCGTACCTGATGACGTACCACGAAGGCCGCTGTAGAAACAATTGCGCCTTCTGTCCCCAGGCGAGGGACAGCAGGGCCGACCTGAAGAAGCTCTCCAGGATAACCTGGCCTGCCTTCGACGTGGAAGAGGTCATCGAGGCCTTTCCTTCTGGGGGGTTTGCCAGGATATGCCTCCAGACGGTTGATTATCCGGGCCTGGTCTCCGACGTCATCGAACTCCTCGACCTCCTCCAGCCGCTGGGCCTTCCGGTCTCGGTCTCGATAACCCCTGTCGAGAGGGAGACCCTCGAGGAGTTCAAATCAAGGAACGTTGATTACATCGGCGTTGGCCTCGACGTGGCCAGCGAGAGGCTCTACCCGGAGATCAAGGACTCCCTCTACTCCTGGGGCGAGATGTGGCGTTTCACGAGGGAGGTCATCGATGTCTTCGGTGATGGAAGGGCCCTCGTGCACCTCATAATCGGGCTCGGGGAGACCGACAGGGAGGCCGTCGAGACCATATGGCGGGCGTACTCGATGGGCGCCTGGGTTTCCCTCTTCGCCTTCACACCCATAAGGGGAACCCGCCTTGAGAACGCGGAGCCTCCGAGCCTCACCAGGTATCGGAGAATCCAGGTGGCGCACCACCTCATAAAGGAGGGGCTCGCCGCGCCGGAGGATTTCGAGTTCGATGAGAGCGGCTCCCTGACCGGCTTCGGAATCGATGTGGAGGAGCTTGCCGAACTCGTTCCACCGGAAGTTTTCGCCACCCATGGCTGCCCCGGCTGCAACAGGCCGTACTACAACGAAAGACCAAAGAAAGAGCCATACAACTTCCCGGAAAGTCCGGAGAGGGACTACGTGAGGCGTGTCCTCGACTCTATCCTCTGA
- a CDS encoding MFS transporter, translated as MRDIWLLNFSTFFFFLGISVVNPIISPFAITLNATPFLVGLVAGVASVVSLFSKPVGGLIGDRGYRFQAMMAGNVLGMLAGLLYIASALLGNLWIFTFARAIHGFSMGIFFPSSLSTAVDLAPPGRVGETLGWRGMMFSLGNIIGPALGGYLSDIFGFVGAFSFTVTFSLVGLALVVPVWLDGRKAVARRGERHGEVSYSELLRSYFVAASLALFFFSFSYAGVITYLPALYKVLGMPQSLFGLYMMVIGISSFVMRLVGGRSADRMGPIPVIRAGMLLVILGYTVLILYSLPPHSYASALLIGAGFGLSVPAMQLMALGNLPQRIRTMGSSVYTMFFDLGMLGGQVTLGYVAGIRGYAGVFPLLPFIAAASLIIVHAPLIMGGREK; from the coding sequence CTGAGGGACATCTGGCTCCTCAACTTCTCGACCTTCTTTTTCTTCCTGGGAATAAGCGTAGTCAACCCCATAATATCGCCCTTTGCGATAACCCTCAACGCCACCCCCTTCCTCGTTGGCCTGGTGGCGGGGGTTGCCTCCGTCGTCTCTCTGTTCTCGAAACCGGTCGGAGGCCTGATAGGGGACAGAGGCTACAGATTCCAGGCCATGATGGCCGGCAACGTCCTTGGAATGCTGGCCGGGCTTCTCTACATAGCCTCCGCGCTCCTTGGAAACCTGTGGATATTCACCTTCGCCAGGGCAATCCACGGCTTCTCCATGGGGATATTCTTCCCCTCGAGCCTCTCAACCGCCGTTGACCTTGCGCCCCCGGGCAGAGTCGGCGAAACTCTGGGCTGGAGGGGTATGATGTTCTCCCTCGGCAACATAATCGGCCCGGCCCTCGGCGGCTATCTCTCCGACATCTTCGGCTTCGTTGGGGCCTTCTCCTTCACCGTGACGTTTTCCCTCGTTGGCCTCGCCCTCGTAGTCCCGGTCTGGCTCGATGGCAGAAAGGCCGTTGCCAGGAGGGGGGAGAGGCACGGCGAGGTCAGCTACTCCGAGCTCCTGAGGAGCTATTTCGTTGCCGCGTCGCTGGCGCTGTTCTTCTTCTCCTTCTCCTACGCCGGCGTCATAACTTACCTTCCCGCCCTCTACAAGGTGCTGGGGATGCCCCAGAGCCTGTTCGGTCTCTACATGATGGTCATCGGGATATCGAGCTTCGTGATGAGGCTCGTGGGCGGCAGGAGTGCCGACAGGATGGGCCCGATTCCAGTCATACGTGCCGGCATGCTCCTCGTTATCCTCGGCTACACCGTGCTGATCCTCTACAGCCTCCCGCCCCACTCCTACGCCAGCGCGCTCCTCATAGGCGCGGGCTTCGGCCTGTCAGTTCCCGCGATGCAGCTCATGGCCCTTGGAAACCTCCCTCAGAGGATAAGGACGATGGGTTCGAGCGTCTACACGATGTTCTTCGACCTCGGGATGCTCGGGGGTCAGGTAACCCTGGGCTACGTCGCCGGCATCAGAGGTTACGCCGGGGTCTTCCCGCTGCTCCCCTTCATAGCGGCCGCATCACTTATAATAGTCCACGCGCCTCTCATCATGGGAGGTAGGGAGAAATGA